A single region of the Vicia villosa cultivar HV-30 ecotype Madison, WI unplaced genomic scaffold, Vvil1.0 ctg.002607F_1_1, whole genome shotgun sequence genome encodes:
- the LOC131639365 gene encoding uncharacterized protein LOC131639365 — protein MKQKDKAKVKFSRKCVNCSSSVRKSTAETMAVKEECWTRVVENPVKLRNNVLGIPRDVIRACISGKIPRIVLIDRNTGVPYYCEMVKRAGTIDRYIFGGWSDFCKERNLQKGDTLRFSIKYPPVDSILVTVERGRA, from the exons ATGAAGCAGAAAGACAAAGCGAAAGTCAAATTTTCCCGCAAGTGTGTCAATTGTTCTAGTTCTGTTAG GAAATCCACTGCAGAAACAATGGCTGTGAAAGAGGAATGCTGGACCCGAGTCGTTGAAAATCCTGTTAAGCTGAGAAACAATGTGTTG GGTATTCCAAGAGATGTGATTCGTGCATGTATATCCGGGAAGATTCCAAGAATTGTCTTGATTGATCGCAACACTGGCGTTCCGTACTACTGCGAGATGGTAAAGAGGGCAGGTACTATAGATAGGTATATATTCGGTGGATGGTCTGACTTTTGTAAAGAGCGCAACCTACAGAAGGGAGACACATTGCGGTTCTCCATTAAATATCCTCCGGTGGACTCGATATTGGTGACCGTAGAGCGTGGAAGAGCCTAG